A window of Methanolobus sediminis contains these coding sequences:
- a CDS encoding TIGR04013 family B12-binding domain/radical SAM domain-containing protein, translating into MDVCFRWNKKNTYSLAALAPLVPEALKVKKPHDGVMIYSFATRQKDHIFKEVKKADTESIFIAGGPHPSGAPEETLDHFDYVVMGEGEETLPELIEAIKSGRDVSTVKGIAYRNDSGKIIITDKREPVDLDMYPCFDPDVVMAPLEISRGCPFRCRYCQTPRLFGNKMRHRSIDTIVKYAKYYRDLRFTSSNAMAYGSDGIHPRLDKVEKLLTALKETGDRNIFFGTFPSEVRPEFITDESLELITKYCTNTKVSLGAQSGSDRILREILRGHTVDDVVHSLELCFEHGITPVVDFMVGFPDETEEEQDMSLELIKWICKKGGNVHSHYLTPLPGTPFADVKTSPVSKRYKKLMGKLALTGQATGTWE; encoded by the coding sequence ATGGATGTCTGCTTTCGCTGGAATAAGAAGAATACGTACAGTCTTGCTGCACTGGCACCTCTTGTGCCGGAGGCTTTGAAGGTCAAAAAGCCTCACGATGGAGTAATGATATACAGCTTTGCCACCAGGCAGAAAGACCATATATTTAAAGAAGTCAAAAAAGCAGACACTGAATCTATTTTTATTGCAGGTGGCCCTCACCCTTCAGGAGCACCGGAGGAGACACTTGATCATTTTGATTATGTTGTTATGGGTGAGGGCGAGGAAACTTTACCAGAACTTATCGAGGCAATCAAATCAGGAAGAGATGTTTCCACTGTCAAAGGAATAGCCTATAGGAATGATTCCGGAAAAATAATTATCACTGACAAAAGAGAGCCTGTTGACCTTGATATGTATCCGTGCTTTGATCCGGATGTAGTGATGGCACCTCTTGAAATAAGCAGAGGATGCCCATTCAGGTGCAGGTACTGTCAGACACCACGTCTTTTCGGGAACAAAATGAGACATAGAAGTATAGATACCATAGTAAAATATGCAAAATACTATCGTGATCTGAGATTTACGTCTTCAAATGCCATGGCATACGGAAGCGATGGTATTCATCCACGTCTTGACAAGGTTGAAAAACTCCTTACAGCACTGAAAGAAACAGGCGACAGGAATATCTTCTTCGGCACTTTTCCATCAGAAGTTCGCCCGGAATTCATCACGGATGAGTCACTGGAGCTTATCACAAAGTACTGCACAAATACAAAAGTGAGCCTTGGTGCACAATCAGGAAGTGACCGCATCCTGAGAGAGATTCTCAGAGGGCATACAGTTGACGATGTTGTTCATAGTCTTGAACTCTGTTTTGAACATGGAATCACACCAGTTGTGGATTTCATGGTGGGTTTCCCTGATGAAACGGAAGAAGAACAGGATATGAGCCTTGAGCTTATTAAGTGGATCTGCAAAAAGGGAGGAAATGTGCATTCACATTACCTGACACCACTTCCGGGAACTCCTTTTGCGGATGTGAAAACATCACCTGTAAGTAAGCGTTACAAAAAACTGATGGGAAAGCTGGCACTTACAGGCCAGGCTACCGGCACATGGGAATAA
- a CDS encoding DUF5350 domain-containing protein translates to MGKTGSIEWSKVKGRKGRTIKVPKCREGKAHPGPAQRYTSSGAKRRFLSRSPKSIVR, encoded by the coding sequence ATGGGTAAAACAGGCAGCATTGAATGGTCAAAAGTAAAGGGACGTAAAGGAAGAACAATTAAGGTACCAAAGTGCAGGGAAGGAAAGGCTCATCCGGGACCAGCACAGAGATACACATCATCTGGTGCTAAGAGGAGATTCCTCAGCAGATCACCAAAATCAATTGTAAGATGA
- a CDS encoding YcaO-related McrA-glycine thioamidation protein, which yields MPEINIDRSLSFMEGTQRVLDETSTLEKTKDNLKSIGVTRIASITDLDRLGIPVFSSIRPSAAEGAISVYSGKGSTETQARISSMMEGFERCLAEKSGINENVKDEIQSIHIVDSYENITKENHAVNPPSLLIAENYNPNALIEWVQGWDLLKNEETFVPANSIYHPYEAPGRTLKLFRSNTNGLAAGNTVEEAIFHGLLEVIERDALSIAEFNRNPGKEIILTEEDGKNYEILRKFTDNEVDVKLWALPHDTEITTVVATTDDIRLKDAALLVMGAGAHLNPEIAVRRALTEAAQSRVVQIHGAREDTEREKFVREIGYDRIKRMNIYWYEDGEKTSMSELKDLSKTTPAESIDVIIEQLKKVTDSTVVVDLSRESIAVPVVRVVIPTFEMYTLDRERVGKRAKSSPRKKMAPQERPWRKGRRR from the coding sequence ATGCCAGAGATAAACATCGACAGATCACTTAGCTTCATGGAAGGTACCCAGCGGGTGCTTGATGAAACCAGCACCCTTGAGAAAACAAAAGATAACCTCAAAAGCATAGGTGTTACCAGAATAGCCAGCATTACTGATCTGGACAGACTTGGCATACCTGTTTTTTCCTCAATAAGACCAAGTGCAGCAGAAGGCGCTATCTCAGTATATTCCGGCAAAGGAAGCACTGAGACACAGGCAAGGATATCATCCATGATGGAAGGTTTTGAGCGTTGTCTTGCTGAAAAAAGTGGTATTAACGAAAACGTGAAGGACGAAATACAATCAATTCACATAGTAGATAGTTACGAAAACATCACCAAAGAGAATCATGCAGTAAACCCACCATCTCTGCTCATAGCCGAAAACTACAACCCAAATGCATTGATCGAATGGGTACAGGGATGGGATCTTTTGAAAAATGAAGAGACCTTTGTTCCTGCTAATTCAATATATCACCCTTATGAAGCACCCGGAAGGACATTAAAACTTTTCAGAAGCAATACCAACGGACTTGCTGCAGGCAATACCGTTGAAGAAGCAATATTCCATGGGTTGCTTGAAGTTATTGAAAGGGACGCGCTCAGCATTGCAGAATTTAACAGGAACCCGGGAAAAGAAATCATCCTGACAGAAGAAGACGGAAAGAACTATGAAATTCTTCGTAAGTTCACAGATAATGAAGTTGACGTCAAACTCTGGGCTTTACCTCATGACACCGAGATTACAACAGTGGTTGCAACTACAGATGATATAAGACTCAAAGATGCTGCACTTCTTGTAATGGGAGCCGGTGCACACCTTAATCCTGAAATTGCAGTAAGGAGAGCGTTAACTGAAGCTGCACAGTCAAGAGTAGTGCAGATACACGGTGCACGTGAAGATACCGAGCGTGAAAAGTTTGTCAGGGAAATCGGATACGACAGGATAAAACGCATGAACATATACTGGTACGAGGACGGGGAAAAAACATCCATGTCCGAACTGAAGGACCTGTCAAAAACCACACCTGCTGAAAGCATTGATGTTATTATCGAGCAGCTCAAAAAAGTAACCGATTCCACAGTTGTCGTAGACCTCTCACGTGAAAGTATCGCCGTTCCGGTTGTAAGAGTAGTGATCCCGACCTTCGAGATGTACACTCTTGACAGGGAACGTGTTGGAAAAAGAGCAAAATCCAGCCCCAGAAAGAAAATGGCTCCACAGGAAAGACCCTGGAGAAAAGGACGCAGAAGATGA
- a CDS encoding ORC1-type DNA replication protein, with product MSKDMLLWDETIFSNGEVLEFDYLPEHFAHRDSQMQALRFSLKPALRGMRPVNCLVKGPPGTGKTTAVMKVFNEVKEYTDNVAFVKVNCQMDSTRFAVVSRIYEQLVHITPPSSGISFRRLFEKVIKYLLDSNKTLVVALDDINYLFPEGHADEVMYSLLRAHEQYPGARISVIAIISDVGIPYSFDPRVGSVFLPEEIAFPRYEISEIADIISSRVKHAFFKDVVSDEALDMVVTYVDRTGDLRIGIDLLKRSGLNAERRASKTVSVEDVDKAYEASRLLHLCRNIKSLSDHEKILLGLIAKDSSLPTGELYKSFHEITGLGYTRFYELIEKMHISRLIDADFSGKGMRGRTRYVAPAYDSEDILKCLE from the coding sequence TTGAGCAAAGACATGCTTTTGTGGGATGAAACAATTTTCAGCAACGGTGAGGTTCTTGAATTTGATTACCTGCCGGAGCATTTTGCACACAGGGATTCCCAGATGCAGGCTCTTCGTTTTAGCCTTAAACCTGCTTTAAGAGGTATGCGTCCGGTAAATTGTCTCGTAAAAGGTCCACCTGGTACCGGAAAGACAACTGCTGTGATGAAAGTCTTCAACGAGGTGAAGGAATATACTGATAATGTTGCTTTTGTAAAAGTGAATTGTCAGATGGATTCTACCCGTTTTGCGGTTGTATCCAGAATATATGAGCAACTGGTTCATATCACTCCTCCATCATCAGGCATTTCATTCAGGAGACTTTTCGAGAAAGTAATTAAGTACCTGCTTGATTCAAATAAGACGCTTGTTGTAGCCTTGGATGATATCAACTACCTTTTTCCGGAAGGACATGCAGATGAGGTTATGTACTCACTTTTAAGAGCACATGAGCAGTATCCCGGAGCAAGAATTTCTGTAATAGCCATCATCAGTGATGTTGGTATTCCTTACAGTTTCGATCCACGTGTGGGCTCAGTATTCCTGCCGGAAGAAATTGCATTCCCAAGATATGAAATATCTGAAATCGCTGACATTATATCCAGTCGTGTGAAACATGCCTTTTTCAAGGATGTTGTTTCTGATGAAGCACTGGATATGGTTGTCACTTACGTGGACAGGACAGGGGATTTGAGGATTGGTATTGACCTTTTGAAACGTTCAGGTCTTAATGCAGAGAGAAGGGCAAGTAAGACTGTATCTGTTGAAGATGTTGACAAAGCCTATGAAGCTTCAAGACTCCTGCATCTGTGTCGCAATATCAAGTCCCTTTCAGATCATGAGAAGATATTACTGGGTCTGATCGCAAAGGACAGCAGTCTTCCAACAGGTGAGCTTTACAAATCATTCCATGAGATTACCGGTCTTGGTTACACTCGTTTTTATGAGCTAATCGAAAAAATGCACATCTCCAGGCTTATTGATGCTGATTTTTCAGGCAAGGGCATGCGTGGTAGAACCAGGTATGTAGCTCCTGCTTATGATTCGGAAGATATACTCAAATGTCTTGAGTAA
- a CDS encoding DUF126 domain-containing protein — MKIKCRTISRGIAEGEVLLTHDAISFLGNVDPETGEIVEPQHELYGQSIAGKVLVFPHGKGSTVGSYVIYQLFKNGVAPAAMINLESEPIVAVGAIISEVPLVDRLEKDPYEFLKNGDRVIVNSTEAFVELKKE, encoded by the coding sequence ATGAAAATTAAATGCAGGACAATATCCAGAGGCATTGCTGAAGGTGAAGTTCTTCTTACACACGATGCGATATCTTTCCTTGGAAATGTAGACCCTGAGACCGGAGAAATTGTAGAACCCCAACACGAGCTTTACGGACAGTCTATTGCCGGAAAGGTTCTTGTTTTCCCTCATGGAAAAGGTTCAACCGTTGGTTCATACGTAATTTACCAGCTTTTCAAGAACGGTGTTGCCCCTGCTGCAATGATAAACCTTGAATCAGAACCTATCGTAGCTGTAGGTGCAATAATATCTGAAGTACCTCTTGTTGACAGGCTTGAGAAGGACCCTTATGAGTTTCTGAAAAATGGTGACAGGGTTATTGTCAACAGCACAGAAGCTTTTGTTGAGTTAAAAAAAGAATAA
- a CDS encoding UbiD family decarboxylase, with protein MREFIDQLRKNGKLVEITEPVSKVFDAPRIAKKTPGPVLFHDIDGNKAIMNVLGSRDELATMFGVDKDKIIKKLSEVSPDGEVVIVKDSPTMEVIEDEVDLTKLPIMTHFEKDAGPYLTAGVVVTEYDGVMNAAIHRLLVVDKTRLAARLVAPRHSYVMHKKASDKGEKLPIAIVLGADPTVTFASTTRVPAGKEFNYAAALRGRPVELFECSNGIKVPHAEIVLEGYIDPVERVDEGPFVDITGTYDLVRKEPVIHITRILHRKDPIYHGILPAGPEHLLMMGVPYEPRIFNAVSEVTTVKNVVLTEGGCCYLHAVVQIEKQTEGDGKNAIMAAFAAHTSLKHVVVVDDDIDIFDLHDVEFAIATRVKGDMDVMIIPNVRGSSLDPRGAPDGTTTKMGIDATKVLKEAQNFERAKMPE; from the coding sequence ATGAGGGAATTTATCGACCAGCTCAGGAAGAACGGGAAACTTGTTGAGATTACAGAGCCTGTTTCAAAGGTGTTTGATGCACCGCGTATTGCAAAGAAAACACCCGGACCGGTGCTATTCCATGACATCGATGGCAACAAGGCCATCATGAACGTGCTCGGTTCAAGGGATGAACTTGCAACAATGTTCGGTGTGGACAAGGATAAGATCATCAAGAAACTCTCTGAGGTATCACCGGATGGTGAGGTCGTTATTGTAAAAGACTCACCAACAATGGAAGTCATCGAGGATGAAGTTGACCTCACAAAACTCCCCATAATGACACACTTCGAGAAGGATGCAGGACCATATCTTACAGCAGGAGTTGTTGTAACTGAATACGATGGTGTCATGAATGCAGCCATCCACAGGCTCCTTGTAGTCGATAAAACAAGACTTGCAGCACGTCTTGTAGCTCCAAGACACAGCTACGTCATGCACAAGAAAGCATCCGACAAAGGAGAAAAACTCCCTATTGCAATCGTTCTTGGTGCTGATCCTACAGTTACTTTCGCATCAACCACACGTGTACCTGCAGGCAAGGAATTCAACTACGCTGCTGCACTTCGGGGCAGACCTGTGGAACTCTTTGAATGCTCAAACGGAATCAAAGTCCCTCATGCAGAGATAGTTCTTGAAGGTTACATAGACCCGGTCGAGAGAGTCGATGAAGGACCATTCGTGGACATCACAGGAACCTATGACCTTGTGAGAAAGGAACCTGTCATACACATCACAAGAATACTACATCGCAAAGACCCGATCTATCACGGAATCCTTCCTGCAGGCCCTGAACACCTGCTCATGATGGGAGTTCCATACGAACCAAGGATATTCAACGCAGTAAGTGAGGTCACAACCGTCAAGAACGTAGTGCTCACCGAAGGCGGATGCTGCTACCTGCATGCAGTGGTTCAGATAGAGAAACAGACAGAGGGTGACGGAAAGAACGCCATCATGGCAGCATTTGCAGCTCACACAAGCCTGAAGCATGTGGTTGTAGTTGATGATGACATTGACATCTTTGACCTACATGATGTTGAATTTGCCATTGCCACCAGAGTGAAAGGTGACATGGACGTTATGATAATACCAAACGTGAGAGGAAGTTCACTTGACCCACGTGGTGCACCTGACGGAACCACAACCAAAATGGGCATAGATGCAACCAAGGTTCTGAAAGAGGCACAGAACTTTGAACGTGCAAAAATGCCAGAGTGA
- a CDS encoding cysteine desulfurase: MYDVLSVREDFPVLKEVIYLDNAATTQTPVQAVYAMQDYFFKYAANHGRGAHRLARETTNHYEDARESVASFLNIDADKTIFTKNATESMNTVSRGFPWKKGDHVIVTLVEHHSNLLPWMRLKEIGVEVTVVDTDITGVVDPEDIRTAIKDNTRLIAVNHVSNVFGSIQDVEKIAKMAKQAGVKILVDGSQSAGNLSIDMKSLDPDFFVCPGHKGLLGPQGTGVLYIKEPDEIEPLFLGGGMVSSVTRETFKMEPSPSKFEAGTPNIPGVIGLGRAVEYVAELGIDSIQKHESELAREAASRLNDIEGVDVYGPEKRAGVVPFNVIGMNAHDVAMILDQTKGICVRSGYHCAMPGVSNLGVNGTVRASFGLYNTEDELESLVKTVSDITALV, translated from the coding sequence ATGTATGATGTTCTCAGTGTCAGGGAAGATTTTCCCGTATTGAAAGAAGTTATCTATCTTGACAACGCAGCCACTACCCAGACCCCGGTTCAGGCTGTTTATGCAATGCAGGACTATTTTTTCAAGTATGCTGCAAACCACGGTCGGGGGGCCCACAGGCTTGCAAGGGAAACAACCAATCATTATGAAGATGCAAGGGAATCTGTGGCATCCTTCCTTAACATTGATGCTGACAAAACGATCTTTACAAAGAATGCAACGGAAAGCATGAATACTGTTTCCCGTGGTTTCCCATGGAAAAAAGGGGACCATGTTATCGTTACACTTGTAGAACATCATTCCAATCTGCTTCCATGGATGCGCCTGAAGGAAATCGGTGTTGAAGTGACAGTTGTCGATACTGATATCACAGGTGTCGTCGACCCGGAAGACATTCGCACTGCTATTAAAGACAATACCCGGCTTATAGCTGTGAATCATGTTTCAAATGTATTCGGTTCTATACAGGATGTTGAAAAGATAGCTAAAATGGCAAAACAGGCAGGTGTGAAGATACTTGTGGATGGTTCACAGTCCGCGGGGAATCTGTCAATTGATATGAAATCTCTGGACCCTGATTTCTTTGTATGTCCGGGACATAAGGGTTTGCTTGGTCCGCAAGGAACAGGTGTTTTGTACATCAAAGAACCAGATGAAATTGAACCATTGTTCCTTGGTGGTGGAATGGTGAGCTCTGTTACAAGGGAAACCTTCAAGATGGAGCCAAGTCCCTCAAAGTTTGAGGCAGGAACTCCAAATATTCCCGGTGTAATTGGCCTTGGGCGTGCAGTAGAATATGTTGCGGAACTGGGTATCGATTCTATACAAAAACATGAATCTGAGCTTGCCAGAGAAGCAGCTTCACGCCTTAATGATATTGAAGGTGTTGATGTCTATGGCCCGGAAAAGCGTGCAGGTGTTGTTCCATTCAATGTCATTGGTATGAATGCACACGATGTTGCAATGATACTTGACCAGACCAAAGGAATATGTGTCAGAAGCGGTTACCACTGCGCAATGCCGGGAGTGTCTAATCTTGGCGTCAATGGTACTGTGAGAGCATCATTTGGATTGTACAATACAGAAGATGAGCTTGAATCTCTTGTGAAGACTGTATCAGATATCACTGCACTTGTATGA
- a CDS encoding aconitase X catalytic domain-containing protein, whose protein sequence is MYLTPEEEKTLDGEYGRSLQKAIEILVALGDIYGADKLIPVKSAQIAGVSYKTIGDAGLEWISDLEGKVKIPSILNPAGMDIVRWDEMGIDPVFAKKQQEIIEAYAKLGIQTKCTCTPYYLEGFNVTLDDHIAWSESSAVSYANSVIGARTNREGGPSALSAALVGKTANYGYHLDEMREPVVAVEVDCELSGSDFGALGYVVGKTIGSRVPIFYMKNEPSKNEMKSLGAALAASGAVALYHIEGVTPEAVRNKFTRPDDIIPVERTQIDEVYETNKDIQSSEIITVGCPHCSVEELEEIAGLVEGKKLQKEMWVCTAREVAERNPDLVQRIEKSGAKVVCDTCMVVSPSTNKYASMTVNSGKALAYVPSMCKVAAKYASIEDCINEAGVVDEN, encoded by the coding sequence ATGTATCTTACACCTGAAGAAGAAAAAACACTCGATGGTGAATACGGTCGCAGCCTCCAGAAAGCCATCGAAATCCTTGTAGCACTGGGAGATATCTACGGTGCTGACAAACTTATTCCAGTAAAGAGCGCACAGATAGCCGGAGTATCTTATAAGACAATTGGAGATGCAGGTCTTGAATGGATATCTGACCTTGAAGGGAAAGTGAAGATCCCATCAATTCTCAACCCTGCCGGCATGGATATTGTACGCTGGGATGAAATGGGTATTGACCCTGTTTTTGCAAAGAAGCAGCAGGAAATAATTGAGGCTTACGCAAAACTCGGCATCCAGACAAAGTGCACATGCACCCCATATTACCTTGAAGGATTCAACGTCACACTGGACGACCATATAGCATGGAGTGAATCATCTGCCGTATCTTACGCTAATTCAGTTATCGGTGCAAGGACAAACCGAGAGGGAGGTCCTTCTGCACTCTCCGCTGCACTTGTTGGTAAGACTGCAAACTACGGATATCACCTTGACGAAATGAGAGAACCTGTGGTAGCCGTGGAAGTAGATTGCGAACTTTCAGGCTCTGACTTTGGTGCTCTTGGTTACGTTGTTGGTAAGACTATTGGAAGCAGAGTTCCAATATTCTACATGAAGAATGAGCCTTCAAAAAATGAGATGAAATCTCTTGGTGCAGCACTTGCAGCATCCGGGGCTGTGGCACTCTATCATATAGAAGGTGTCACACCTGAAGCTGTCAGGAACAAGTTTACAAGACCTGATGACATTATTCCTGTTGAGAGAACACAGATAGACGAGGTCTATGAAACTAATAAGGACATACAGTCCAGCGAGATAATCACCGTTGGATGCCCTCACTGTTCTGTTGAGGAACTGGAAGAGATCGCAGGTCTGGTTGAAGGGAAGAAACTGCAAAAAGAGATGTGGGTATGCACTGCAAGGGAAGTTGCTGAAAGGAATCCTGATCTTGTGCAGAGAATTGAGAAAAGCGGTGCAAAGGTCGTATGTGACACCTGCATGGTGGTTTCACCCTCCACGAACAAGTACGCTTCCATGACAGTGAATTCAGGAAAGGCTCTTGCCTATGTTCCAAGCATGTGCAAGGTAGCGGCAAAATATGCGAGCATTGAGGACTGCATAAACGAGGCAGGTGTTGTCGATGAAAATTAA
- the thsA gene encoding thermosome subunit alpha has product MAGQMAGQPIFILREGSQRTRGREAQSNNIMAAKAVAEAVRTTLGPKGMDKMLVDSLGDVVITNDGATILKEMDIEHPAAKMIVEVSKTQDDEVGDGTTTAAVIAGELLKKAEELIEQDVHPTIIASGYRMASEKAGEIIRALAKSVTRENRDILINISGTAMTGKGAEATKEVLTNITVDAITSIVDEDNKVDMDNIKVEKKVGARIEESELIKGMIIDKERVHTNMPKKVVNAKIALINTAIELKDTEVDAEISITSPEMLQSFLDQEEKMIKDLVEKVTSSGANVVFCQKGIDDMAQHYLAKAGVFAIRRVKKSDMQKLARATGGKLITNVDEISEADMGTAELVEEKKIGGDPMTFVTGCDNPKAVSILLRGGTEHVIDNIERALNDSLRVVGVAIEDEKLVAGGGSPEVEVALRLQEYAATLSGREQLAVKAFAEALEVIPRTLAENAGLDPIDMLMELRAHHEKGVKTAGLNVYEGKVIDMWEAGVVEPLRVKTQAINAAAESAVMILRIDDIIASRQGPSGPSAEDMVPNLPPGMGGMDM; this is encoded by the coding sequence ATGGCAGGACAGATGGCTGGACAGCCAATTTTCATATTAAGAGAAGGAAGCCAGAGAACCAGAGGCAGAGAAGCACAGAGCAACAACATCATGGCTGCTAAGGCAGTCGCTGAAGCTGTCAGAACAACACTTGGTCCAAAAGGAATGGACAAGATGCTTGTAGACAGTCTCGGAGATGTAGTAATCACAAACGACGGTGCAACCATCCTTAAGGAAATGGACATCGAGCACCCAGCAGCAAAGATGATCGTCGAAGTATCCAAGACCCAGGACGACGAGGTCGGAGACGGAACAACAACAGCTGCTGTAATTGCCGGCGAACTCCTCAAGAAGGCAGAAGAGCTTATCGAGCAGGATGTACACCCAACAATCATCGCATCCGGTTACAGAATGGCTTCAGAGAAAGCAGGCGAGATCATCAGGGCACTCGCAAAATCAGTAACCAGAGAGAACAGGGACATCCTCATCAACATTTCCGGAACAGCAATGACCGGAAAGGGTGCAGAAGCAACAAAGGAAGTCCTTACAAACATCACTGTTGACGCTATCACAAGCATTGTTGATGAAGACAACAAGGTCGACATGGACAATATCAAGGTAGAGAAAAAGGTCGGTGCACGTATCGAAGAGTCAGAGCTCATCAAGGGCATGATCATCGACAAGGAACGTGTGCACACCAACATGCCAAAGAAGGTAGTAAACGCAAAGATCGCACTCATCAACACAGCAATCGAACTTAAAGACACAGAAGTCGATGCTGAGATCTCAATCACATCCCCTGAGATGCTCCAGTCCTTCCTTGACCAGGAAGAAAAGATGATCAAAGACCTCGTTGAGAAGGTAACCAGCAGTGGCGCAAACGTCGTATTCTGCCAGAAGGGAATCGATGACATGGCACAGCACTACCTTGCAAAGGCAGGCGTATTCGCTATCAGACGTGTAAAGAAGAGCGACATGCAGAAACTCGCAAGAGCAACTGGTGGAAAACTCATCACAAACGTTGACGAGATCTCAGAAGCTGACATGGGTACAGCAGAACTTGTAGAAGAGAAGAAGATTGGCGGCGACCCAATGACCTTCGTAACAGGCTGTGACAATCCAAAGGCAGTTTCAATCCTCCTCCGTGGCGGAACAGAGCATGTAATCGACAACATAGAGAGAGCACTCAACGACTCCCTCAGAGTAGTTGGTGTAGCAATCGAAGACGAGAAGCTTGTAGCTGGTGGCGGATCACCTGAAGTAGAGGTCGCACTCAGACTCCAGGAATACGCAGCAACACTCAGCGGCAGAGAGCAGCTTGCAGTCAAGGCATTCGCAGAGGCTCTTGAAGTAATTCCAAGAACCCTTGCAGAGAACGCAGGTCTTGACCCAATAGACATGCTCATGGAGCTCCGTGCACACCACGAGAAGGGTGTAAAGACAGCAGGTCTCAACGTCTACGAAGGAAAGGTAATCGACATGTGGGAAGCAGGCGTAGTAGAGCCACTCAGAGTAAAGACTCAGGCAATCAACGCAGCAGCAGAATCCGCAGTCATGATCCTCAGGATCGACGATATCATTGCATCCAGACAGGGCCCATCAGGACCTTCTGCAGAAGACATGGTTCCAAACCTCCCACCAGGAATGGGCGGAATGGACATGTAA
- a CDS encoding YkgJ family cysteine cluster protein: protein MIKIIPAIEKQLEAVKDELQGVHDYPIGELISIIQEVGFECDFCARCCTRQFNGHVFLLNEDAIRMKQIDNNCMEPAPYFELCDQQGRFYVSGYALKAKKDGSCIFLNENKRCKIYDQRPTICSLYPYMLHREPDENGNVDWRQISGLNQHGCYHTEISDEEASEIADQIKSYEAGYLSQLIDFFKKAEEHFNKNKLKHVQGVYDREMRKFNKGAEITVFVYYNGEFIEHKFKGPE, encoded by the coding sequence TTGATCAAAATAATCCCGGCAATCGAGAAACAGCTGGAAGCAGTAAAAGACGAGCTTCAGGGCGTGCATGATTATCCCATTGGAGAGCTCATATCTATTATACAGGAAGTTGGTTTTGAATGTGATTTTTGTGCCCGCTGCTGTACAAGGCAGTTCAATGGCCATGTTTTCCTTCTAAATGAAGATGCCATCAGAATGAAACAGATAGATAATAATTGCATGGAGCCTGCACCATATTTTGAACTATGTGACCAACAAGGTCGTTTTTATGTCTCCGGCTATGCGCTAAAAGCAAAAAAAGATGGTTCATGCATCTTCCTTAATGAAAATAAGCGATGCAAAATCTATGATCAGCGTCCCACGATTTGTAGTCTTTACCCTTATATGCTTCACCGCGAACCAGACGAGAACGGCAATGTAGACTGGAGGCAGATAAGCGGCCTTAACCAGCACGGCTGCTATCATACTGAGATTAGTGATGAAGAAGCCAGTGAGATTGCAGACCAGATAAAATCATACGAAGCCGGTTACCTTTCCCAGCTTATTGATTTCTTCAAAAAAGCAGAAGAACACTTCAACAAGAACAAACTGAAACACGTTCAGGGTGTGTATGACCGGGAAATGAGGAAATTCAACAAAGGTGCGGAAATTACAGTATTTGTCTATTATAATGGTGAATTCATAGAGCACAAGTTCAAGGGCCCGGAATAA